The region ATCGCTGGGTAAGAGGCTGGGATGGGCTGGAGAGGGAGATGCTCTCTGCATATCTGTGTGCTGGAACAAGTGCAAGTGAGTTTAGGTGACAGATCCTGCTGCTATGTTTCAGGTGGCCTCTCCTTGTATTTACCTTTCAAGCTTTCTGATTGAAGACAGCCCTTGGAGTCCCCATGCTCAACCTAAACAAGCAGCATGATGCACTGGTCCAGGGCCAAGACAGGCAGGAGAGTGGCAGCAAACAGCAAAAGGGAGCCTACTGTAATGGTTTTATTTCAGGCTATCCCTGCTGTATAAAACTGTGCAGCCTCCCAGGAAGGGCTGTGAACACCCTCAGCCTCTTCCTTCCGCAACATCAGTCACACGTAATTTTCTCTCCTTGCAGATATGACGGCAACTCACTGCTGAGCAGCATCGAGTGCTACGATCCCATCATTGACAACTGGGAAGTAGTGACCTCCCTGGGGATGCAGCGTTGTGATGCTGGAGTCTGTGTCCTTCGGGAGAAGTGATGTGGAGGGAGCTTACAAAGAAGAACACCCTGAAAAATCCCTGCTGGAGGAAGAGTCCCAAGCGATTTGCAGTGACTGTTCTTGAGAGTTGTGGATGCTGTGAAAGTAGGCATCAGAATAGCAGCTTTCTGTGCTGCCTTAACTAGAGCATGTGCATAAATGTGTTATCTCAGCAGTCATTTGAAATCGGGGGCTCTGTGTGAAGCTGGAAAAAAGGTAGTGAAGTGGATCAGGAGAAGCTGCATTCTCTGCTGTTCCTGTGGCTAATTGTATCAGCAAAGCAGAGATGTCCCTAGCCCTGGCATCAGCCAGTCTGGTGAATGCTTCCAGGGATGTGTACGTTCAGCAACTGGGTGGTCTCTTCAGAAACTGCAGGACCACCTGGGTCCTCCAGTTGCTCTCAGACATGTGGATGTGTGAGGGTGGGATCCAGCTGCTCTTATGCTCCAGCTTCAAATCATCTTGTACATACTGAATGTTTTAAACATGCTCCTCAAGAGCACATCAGTGCAGAGCCAAATTGAGTGAGCATGTGGTAAGGGGGTCCTGCACTGTAGCTGTGTCTGCAGCTTCCTCACAGGTCTGCACAGAAAAGGAGTCGCAGATTAATGCTGTCAACTACTGAGACCCAAAAGCCTGAGGCTGCAGGGGGcagagggcggggaggggaggaagagattGCCTGGTATGGAAGCAGGTGTGCAGCTTTTGTGCTGTAGTCAAGGGGCTCAGCAAGGTTTAACACATCATATTTCCCTTGAAAAGCTTGACTGACCCAGCTGGAAAGCACGGCATTTTCTGGCAGTGGGAACCTTGCTGTGATTCAGCAGTGCCTTTGCTCCCACCCCTGCGGGGAAGTCACCTTGCAGAGGCTGAGGCCCTGAATGCAGGGATGCGATTGCTACTACCAGTGTAGAACTTCTTAGTGAGCGACTGGGGTTCTTGCTTGGACGGATCTCCAACCCGTGCACCCACATCAGCCTTGCAGTCCAGATCATTGTGTTGATTTTCCTTTTATCCAGGATTTTTCTGCTGCCCAGGATTCCTTTTTGCCCCTTTATTCTCACCTGTTTTATTCCCCTGCCTCTTAACTCCACATCCTCTTACAGTAGCTATCCTTTGCATACCCCGTGAACCCCAAGTGTGAGCTTCACTGCTGGCTCACTAGAGTGCTCTCTCCTCAGCatgctgcctgccttgctgtgttTCTGGGAGCATGGGCTCTCTTCCGCTGTCAGCTAGGCCCCTCAGTGCCTGGGCTCCACGTAGTGCTGCTCATTGAGCATACTGTTGACTCCTTTGCTTGGGGGACAGGGTGGGATCAGGGACACGGTAGCATGACTTATGCACTTTCAGCCAACGCTCTGAACTTCTGCGTTTGTTCCTATCACACAAGTGTTCTGTGGTTTCATTTCctatgtgtattttttaatgaaaatataaagaataaagTATTTCCTGAGCCAGTGGGAGTTCAGTTGGATCTATCTTACCCAGTACACTGTTACTGACAGAGAAAGAGGCACATGGAGAGTTTCCAGGTGACCGTGTGGCTCTGGTGGTGAACCTGGAACTGTCAATAGGTCCCCTTTCTCTTCCCGGACCAGTCCTGCCTTCTTGCAAAGGCCTCCAATGTCATCCCCAGGAATTCAGCTGCAGAAGTGACTAATGCTGAACAAATGTGCTCCGTGTGTGGTTCTGCTGAAGCTCAGCAGAATGAACCGCCAGCATCTAAACTGGGTCATAGCAGGACATGAGCCTATTCACAGTAGCCAGCACACCCACATCACTGTCTTTTCGGGGCAAGCTGTATCAAAGGGTCGTACTTGAAGAAAAGTTGGCATTTCCTGCCAGATGATGAACAATATAAACCTTAAAAACTGTCTGCAGCTGTTCATAGCTGTAGAGGGGAACAGTCATAGGCTAGTgttgaagaaaaagcagaaggggtCAAAATGTTCTGCTCAGAAAGAAGTCATTAGTAATTCTCACATACAATGAGAGTGAAGTTCTCTGCTCCAAGAACTACCTAGGAGACCATGCTGAAATGCAGCTATTAAGCTTAAATTTTTCAAGACCAGACAGCTCCCACACAAAAGCATTAAGACTTGGCTGAAGATCCCTTTCATTTGGTTGGTTTTTACTTGTTCTTGAGAAATCCCAGtgtaaataacaaaataaagacaAGCATCATGCCAACAAGCAGCCCTGGAACAACCTGCTCAGCTCAGCGCAGCTTTGGCTGCTAGCAAGCATGCTGTTGGCTACTAAGCGGGGTTTTATGGGATGTGGATCTTGCCAAGAAAAACGTCATCTCAGGTTAATTTCACTAACACATTGCATCAAAGTAAGCCTTGTTGCAACACCTTTAGCTATTGATTTGAACATTAAATGAACTTCATATGACCAGGGATAGGAAGAgggtttattttcctctctccccagtcTGACCAGGATCTTTCTCCCTGCTGATTACATTATCATTTAAATCAGTTACGTGTGATCTTAATACAAATCAAAGCACTACAAACGTTACTTTGTGTCTTGCTAcaattttactttgtttcatGCTACAATTAGACCATAGGGCCTGTGGCCTTTGCTTCATGACTGTCTGCTTCAGCTGGGCCCTCCTGCACTCAGCACCATGTGGGCAGGAGCAACGTTTACTTCTGCGGGTCACTACAGAGAAAGGAGAACCGGACTCATTAGGAAGTGCTGAAGGACTGGAGGGGAATGAGTGAAACTGTCTCAGGCTCTCACTGCTCCGGTGCCTTTTGAGGCAGCATGGTCTGTGTTGCTATCAGGATGCAGTGTATTGGCTGAGCAGGATGAGAGCCAGGGCTCTGCTTGGCGGGAGTGCCAAGAGCACATCCACTCTGGGTCATTTTTGTAAAGCTGGTGCTTGCAGTTATGCAAGAAGAGCATGCAAGAAGAAGAGAAATCACAGACCTGCAGAATAATTGAGGCTGGGAGGAGAAATCTGGTGGTTTCTAATCCATTCCCCCGCTCAAAGGAGATCCAGCTCAGATCAGGtcgctcaggaccttgtccagtcaagtcagagtatctccaaggatgagaGATCCCAGAACATCTCTGAGCCCACTGGTCCAGTGTTTTACCATCCTcataggaaaaacattttccttataaTCAGAATTTCCCACGTGCCAGTTTGTGTCCTTTGTCTCTTTCCTATCCCTGTGCACTGCTGAGAAAAGACTGGCTCTGTCCTCTCCGCACCAAAACAAGCACCGAGATTGCTCTGTGACTTCTATTTAAGTTTCTAAAAGCCATCAGTTTCTACTTAACTAGCCACAGGAGTGCAGACCTCTGGAAAAATGAAGCTTCCATGACCCTGTGCCTTACTTTGCACTTTAGTCTGCTGAGATGACAGCCAGGCCGACCATTGAGCCGGAAGGGTTGCTCCAGCtgctgcctgaacaagagcaaAGCAAAGCCAAACACATGTTAGAAGCTGCTGCTGGGCACTTCACGTTTCTGCAGGAAGACTCCTGGTACCATTCTGCATTGTGGTAGCCAGGAATTGCTGAGCTGCAGAAAATGCCCTTTCTGGTGCTGTAGGTGCCAAACCCTGTGGAAGGATGATGCATCCATGGCAAGGGAGGATGTAGAAACTTGACAGGACAACCTCCTCTGCAGAAAAACCTCCTGTGACCTGTGCCTGGCATTGCATAAAGGCAGAGGAAAGCTGAAGACAGTTGCTTGGGGTGCAAATCAGAGAAGGCAGGACTGAAGATATGCACAAATGTCCTCCTCTGCCCTTGTTGCTCTCTGCAATCTTCCAGCACAGCACTGCCAAGCCCCTTCCACCATCCCTCTTTAGCAGAAGTTACTGTACCTTAGAGGCTGCAGGGAAAGAGAGACCAAGTGTCATCCCACCCTGTTCACTTGCACTGTCACCAAGAGTAGCCCAGCTTTGGCGGTTACCAGTGAACTCCTTTGGTTGCAGAGCCTCCACTTTAGAGCGTTTCCTCAGTGAACAGCGAGCAGACATCCCTGCTCTTGCTCAGCCATCGGCCAATTTTGTTGCCTCTTTCAGGCAAACCAATATCCTCCTGCAATTGGTTTCTATGACTTGTTTTGGAGGAgcgggtgccccagagctgcttGCGGTGGCTGGTGCTGTGCGACACCCAAGCATGCTGCCTGCACTGTGGCTTCATGCCACCCTCCCCGTGTCTgctcccctctcagctctgcaagcCCTGCTCGAACCTCCCAAGGCGCATCCTTACCCGCACCCAGGCATTGCTCAGGAGCCCAGATCCCCATGCTGCGCTCCTGCCTTACAAACACCCACATGATCCACAGGAGCGTGGGGTCTGTGCGACCAACCACGCTCACCTTCCGGCGCCTGTGGCAgggagcagtgctggggctgATGAAGCACTCCATCCTGGGTAATCACACAGGCTCAGGCCTGAGCTAAGCAGCTAAAAAGTTGCTGAAATTTTGTATCTTATTTAGTACCTTGAACTTCAGTCCCTATTTCtggcctcccccgcccccccccccaagagctcTCCGGAGCAGCCAGCCTGGAGACAGTGGAGTAGCAGGACAGCACACATTTACAGTAGACGgtctggaaaaagcagcagccagggctCTTCTGGGATCTATTTTACCCGTTAAAGAAGCAGTGGACACACTCAACAGACCTATTTCACTCTTTGCAACAGAGATAACGGGGGGCCAGGAGCAGCAATCCCAAGATCTGCACAAACCCACAGTGCCTCAGGCAGGCTCAGTAAAGGACAAGCTCCACGCGGTCACTCGGGCCCCAGGAGCTCGCCGCAGCTTGCGTTCTGGCTCCTTCCTCTCCCGGAAGACGCTTTGCTCCAAATGTGggccccccctttccccctctttccCGATTTCTGAGGCAGTTCCCTCCGCACCAAGCATCTAACTGCACTGCTGCGCGCGGCAGGAAAGGGCCCAGGCCCCGAGAAACGCTGCTGCGGCAGCTTTGCAGGGACACGCTTTCCTTTTGTCCGGCATCAGCTGAGCCCTGCTTTTTTTTGGTCACAGTAACAGAAGTCAAGCGCCTCCAGGTTCCCACCCCCGCCGTGGGCCCCACTGGCCGGCAAACAAGCAGGTTTTTGCCGCCAGCTGTTCAACGCCAGCTTAGGCAGCAGCCGGATTGCGGCAGCAACGGCTGCCTGAGCCGGGCCCTCGCGCTCAGCCTACGCCGCCCTCCCCTCCGCGGGCAGCCGGAAGCCCTGGCCGGCCTCCTCCTCACAGCAGCCACCGGCAGCACCGCCTCCGCagcggccccgccccgctccgcggcgctggcccggccccccgcccgcagccccccgccgcagccccccgccgcagcccagCGCCCCCTCAGCGCCGCGCAGGCGCACGGCGCCGCCCGCCTCCGCGCCCCTCACCCCGCCCCCTGGGGCGGTGGCGGCGAGTGCGCCtgcgcggccatggcggcggcctGCACGGAgatggagccggcggcggcggcgcctcctcctccttctcctcctcctcccgccgcgccgggctcgggcgAGCTGGTGTGCGCGCAGGGCCGGAACCTGAAGGCGGTGCTGTGCCAGCGCTGCGGCTCCCGCGTGCTGCTGCCCGGCGCCGCCACCTTCGCTCGCCGTGAGGtaccggggcgggaggggggagagagctGAGGGCGgtggccgttggggggggggcgtgggcgtgcctgggggcggggctggcggggggcagTGCTCCCTGGGGGTGGGGCGGGGGCGTGTCTGGGGGCGGGGCTGCTGGGGGGAAGTGCTCCCTGGGGGTGGGACGTGGGCGTgtctgggggcggggcctgcgggggTAGCGCCccctgggggcggggcgggcggggtgTAGCGCCCCCTGGGGGTGGGTGGGGTGTAGCGCCCCCTGGGGGTGGAACAGACAGGCTGTAGTACCCCTGGGAGTGGGTGGGGTGTAGCGCCccctgggggcggggcgggcagggggtaGCGCTCCCGCAGGGGGGCAGGGTGTAGTACTGCTGGGGGCAGTGGTGGGTGGGGTGTAGTGCCCCTGGGGGGTAGGGCAGACAGGGTGTAGTACTCCTGGGGGGGGCTGTAACACCCCTGGGAGTGGGTGGGCTGTAGGACCCcctgggggcagggcaggggtgccCCCAGGGGCAGGGCTCGATGTGCACCTtgccccagctcctcctgcccgccATGCGGAAgaaggcggcggcagcgggcggcggtggcagcagcgGCGGGGACGTGGTACGGGAGCACTGGCTGGTGCGCGACATGTTCTCCTTCGAGAACGTGGGCTTCACCCGCGATGTGGGCAACGTCAAGTTCCTGGTGTGCGCTGACTGCGAGGCGGGGCCCATCGGCTGGCACTGCCTCGACGACAAGGAGAGCTTCTACGTGGCGCTGGACCGCGTGGCCCACGAGTGATGccagtgctgcagcaggcaggctggagaCGGGAACAATGGGACTGCTGTCCTGGCATCTGCTCAGGGTGCGGGACTGGGCTACCAGGAACCCTGCTTGACAGCCTGAAGGAGGCCCAGCCACCACGCAGCCTGGCAACTCTGCAACCTGACAGACTGAACGAGGCCCAACCGAGTGACCCGCATCTGCCTGCTCTGCGTCCTGACTGACCGTGGCCTAGCTGGCCGCAGCCTGACAAACCGACCCGAGGCCCAGCTGACAGACCGTGGCTTGGCCACCTCACAGCTTTTCTGGCTGACTGCCCACGGCCTGGCTGCCCCACACCTGACTTACTTGAACTGAGGCCTGGCTGACTGACCACAGCCTGGCTAGCCCATGGCCTGACTGACCTACAGCCCAACTGGCTAccccagcagcccagctcacTGATCCACAGTCTGAGAGACCAGCACCAAGAAATACGGCGTTGGCAATACCGACTCCCTTGCCTGAGCCCACACGGGGAAGACGTCCCTGGTGGGAGAGTTGCCTGTGACCTGTAGTGCCAGCAGGGACAATTCACCATGAGAATTTTGCCAAATAGCTCATTCTGACACTGTTGCTAGGAGAAGTGGCCACAGGCCACCCTGGCTGCTCTCTGTGACTCCTTCCTTGTGCCCCATGGGCATTTGCATGGCTTCCAGGTGGGCAGGATGGTAAAAgccacttttatttttcaaatgtgctaGGATATCTTTCAGGCTGATCATTCTGTGACACAGCTATGTAAATGTGGATGGTAGCACAAGGGCAGGAGGACTAAGAGGACAGGACTGCTGCTTTGAATGGTAGTGGCAGCTTAAATCGTCTGAACTGCAGCCAAAGCAGTTACAGGGTTTAAGGTTGTATCTTCTGCTGATTTTCAAAAGAGATGTTCCCtgccctaacctaaccctaaccgttAGGTTCTGTAAAACCTCGTCCCAGTTCGCAACTGTAACCTATGGCACCTAATGCATAAAGCATTAAACATGGCACCTAATGCATAAAGCGTGTGTAAGGCATTTAAACTAACATCATATGCAGCTTTATTAACAAAGAATTTGGAGATAAGTTAAGGTACAGAAAGAGCTTGCAGACAGCATAGGCTGATGAAATGGCAAATAAAGGCTGATGTTGTATAAAGCAGTCTTacagcttttcagagaaaatgtaGCCACGTGCAAGATCATAGTCTGTCCAGGAACCACGAAAGAGGAGATGCCATCCTGAAAAGGATTTGAATCATTGGACAAGCAACTGAATGAGTGCTCGGTACTGAAGTAAGTCCAAAAAGTTGTGTGTGTATTAAACAGAGAATTCAGGAGGCAATTTCTGTTCTGTAAACGTTGCTTGTGAAAGTGATGTTGGGATAGTGcctccagttctggcctcccagCTTTTGAAACATGGACACTGAACTGATTGAAAGTTGAAAGAAAGCGGCAGCAGCCATGCTTCTCAAGGTCTTTATCTTTTGGCATTTGCAATTCAGTTTCCATTCTCAGTTTGCAAGCCCTTGAATACAGCTGTTTTATAGTATAGTCTTGGATTACATCTACAGAGGGCATGCCTTACTGCAGTAGGTGTATCAGTACAATGTGCTGATAAAACATTTTGGGTATGAATGCAGCTATCAGGCACAACTGTCACTGCACTGGGATAATTTAGTTGTATTTGTGCATTGCCAAAATTAAGATCCGTTAAAGGTTAACAGTATTGCTGCTTATTACTGCTAGTGGGAGAGACTTCTACTTCACCCCTCTTTATTGAAACAACATTGCTAGCAAGGCAGGAGTCTGTAAGGCAGGCACAGGCTCAGGCAGATTATCCAGAAAGGCATCCTGGTCTGACCTGAAGGCAGCAGGTGAGGGAGAAACAAGTCCTTCCTTTTATTGGTGCTTGAGCACCTGCACTTTTAAGATTCAGAGACTCTGCCTTAACAGGAAAGCATAAAGGTTCTGGATGCATGTCTCTGCATTGAGTGCCTGAACTACAAAGATGTAGGTTGTTCTGGGGCTGCTCTTTTACAAACCTCTCCTGTGGGCAAACAAGATTTGTTGATGGGAGGCAGTGGGAGTGTAACCTTGTAATCTGGTGATTAAGACTCTTGCTTGGGTGGGGGACGAGTTTTGTCCTATGTCCTTGTTTCATGTGTGCCTTTGACATGAAAACTCTGTTTCCTCCTATCCTTCTCATGATTTAGCCCTAAGCCCTCTAACTGAACAGGTTCATCAAGTCTACCTGGAAGGGCAAGGAGAGCTTTGTCTGGGTTctgcacaggcacaaagaaatagCGGGATCGAGTCACTTTAATTTCACAATTCCACTTAAATTGTTTGTCTGATAGGGACGTGTGTTTTGACCTGTGATGCCTAGTTTATAATCCATGCTATTAATCTATAAAAAGTATGGCATGGTAGCTGCTCTTTGAATGCGGTATTGTGCAGAACAGGCTTGTGGATATCAGCTTGATTAATGCTGAGTAAATGGAACATCTCAAAGAACTGTACACGTGGAATCCTGATATTGGGGAATCGTCTGTGGGTGACACTGGGATGAGTCTGAGGTGCTGGTGGTGTGGTAGCTTCACCAGGGacctagaaagaaaacaaaaaggagataaTATGACAGCTATAAAGAGGAAGCAATAAATAACAAAGAGGGTACCTCCATCTTGCCAGACAGACCAAACTCTTTGGTGAGTTTTGTTTATTTGAACGAtatggggttttggttttttaataacGTAACCAAAAGCAAGATCTTTGGAAGTAAGAGGGATTTATTTCACTACTGGGATTTAGGGCTCTGACAGACTTGCATAAACGGATTAAATTTGCAAAGCTGAAGTGCTTATCACCATTAAATATTTGCCTTGTCCCCATGAAGGACACCTCTGCTTCTGAGATGAATTGCTCTGCCGCTCTCATGAATTGCTCTGAGCTGCTGTGGTTCCAGGGATGCTTCACAAGTGAGTTTGGGCTTTCTTTCCGTGAGGTTGGCCGGAGCAAAAGTGGCAGAGGTAGCTGTTACTCTGGCCTGGTGTTAATTGCTCAGTGTTGTAGTAACTCAGCACTGTAATACTTAACTTACAGCCATGTGCCCGCCTGCCAGACTTAACACAGTCCCAAGTGAAATCTCAGGTTCTCTGTACAGTGCATGAAAAATGTGAGCACTGAAAAATGGGTTCTGGAAAGCTGCCACGTGGAGTGAGAAACAGCCAGAGAGAATATCAAAGAGGAGGCATAGCTTAGAGCTCAACCTACAAGAAGACATAAGCCTAATTTTCACTTTTGAAACCTTATTTCCAAAATTCAGATCCTTTAATcatgcttcttcctcttcccGTCTGCCCCAGCTGCTTTGTATCCCTGGGAATGCCTGAAGTCCCTGATGTCTAGGTCTTTGCTAGTAAAGTTTCTACAGCCATCCAATCCTGAATGTGTCAAGCAGCCAAGTCCTTAGCTCGGACCAGAGGAGTCAGAACAGTGCCTTCACCCCAATAGGCTTCCTGGCCTGGGCCCACGTGGGTTACAGTTGACGGGGAGGTTTGGACCCTCCCTATCCTAGCACAGCAAGAGGGCACTTGCATGATATGTGAGGCCATTAGTTTCAAAGCTCCTCTCTGGAGACCttaatctgttttctgtgttCCCTAATGAGTTCCTTCACCAAGAGGCTGCTGGGAGTCTCTCAACCTCTCCTGTTGTTCCCTGTTTAGAGACAGAAGAGATGTTGCACGTGAG is a window of Struthio camelus isolate bStrCam1 chromosome 24, bStrCam1.hap1, whole genome shotgun sequence DNA encoding:
- the RABIF gene encoding guanine nucleotide exchange factor MSS4 codes for the protein MAAACTEMEPAAAAPPPPSPPPPAAPGSGELVCAQGRNLKAVLCQRCGSRVLLPGAATFARRELLLPAMRKKAAAAGGGGSSGGDVVREHWLVRDMFSFENVGFTRDVGNVKFLVCADCEAGPIGWHCLDDKESFYVALDRVAHE